catcttttcttgtaaaattgcaatggTTATTAAGTAAAactacaacttttatcataattttgcacaaattttgggattttcctgtaaaattttgacttgctttgggtcaaattacgactttttaaaaatattttttccatgaattgattaacgtggaccccgatttaaacaagttgaaaaacttattcaggtgctACCatttgaatatgtactgtactgtgcaatcgactaataaagtttcaatcaaacactgccaaaattttacgtttttcttgtgaaattgtgacctttttaatGTGAAGTTCCAACTCATTTTAcacaaaaagcttttttatatttacatattatgtatgttttattaatgttgtgaatacaaatctttgtatatctagaaagggtggtcctcaaaaggtaggcatttttcagaggtctcaagatggtagcaaatacaaaatgtatttgctttcagccttttttttttgtaaaattgagactgttattgagtaaaactaCAAAATTTGatcatgatattgcacaaatgttcagtttttcctctataattttgacttgctttgaataaaattatgacttttatcaaaacactgccaaaatttgacgtatttcttgtgaaattgtgacctttttcttaggaaatttcaactcatttcaGAACAAGCTTTTACATATTtagatagtatgtatatattattaatgttgtaagtaaaaatctttatacatctagaaaggatggtcctaaaaaggtaggcatttttcagaagtCACAAGACAGTAGCAAATAGAAGAATGCATTTGTTttaatcttttcttgtaaaattgcgacggttattgagtaaaactacaacttttatcataatattgcacacattttcggattttcctgtaaaattttgacttgctttgggtaaaattacgactttttaaaatatttttcccatgaattgattaacgtgcccCCCgatttaaataagttgaaaaacttattcgggtgctaccatttagtggtcagttgtacggaatatgtactgtactgtgcaatctactgataaagtttcaatcaaacactGTCAAAAttttacgtttttcttgtgaaattgtgaccttcttAATGTGAAGTTCCAACTCATTTTACACAACAAgcttttatatatttacataatatgtatgttttgttaatgttgtgaatacaaatctttatatatctagaaagggtggcccCAAAATTAGGCATTTTTCGGCGGTCTCAAGACGGCACTAAATCCCAgaatgcacgtgtgtgtgtgtgcgcgcgggggggggggggggggggataaagAGGGTTGGACTTCCAGCAGCCAATCAGATTGCCGTCCGAGGTGTCTGCGCTTGGTAGTAGTTTATATAGTCGATGTTTTACTACGACTGTACATTTAAACCCAAGTCAGCAGCGTGGACGCACCAGGAAGGAcacacaacattaaaaaaataaaataaaattggagGGACATGTCTCACGTCCAACTGTCCAGCATCGCCATGGAGAGGCTGGTGGCCCGGAGGACCTTCCCCCTCCACAAGCGCACCAGCGTCTGCCGGAACCTCTTCGGACCGGTGGACCACGACGAGCTGAGCCGGGAGCGGAGCGTCAAACTGCGGGAGATTTTAGAGCACGACCGGCAGCGGTGGAACTTTAATTTCGAGGCCGACACCCCGCTGGTTGGGGACTACCAGTGGGAGGAGGTGCCCTCGGACAAGGCCCCGGCCTTCTACCAGGGAGCGGCGGTGCCGACGCCCGTCAAGCAGCGGCCGGAGGGCGGCGTGTCGGAGCGCCTGGCCGCGCCCGAGGGAAGCGACGCTGCGCCGGGGGAGGTCAACCAGGAGAACCGCGCCGACAAGCTCAACTCCCGGCGGCTGGCCCTGAGCGCCAGGGCGCAGTGCGGGGGGCGCAAGAGACCCACGGCCGAGGACAACAACACGCGCATCACAGGTACGTTTAGTGCGCGTCTAAAGCGGACTC
The sequence above is drawn from the Nerophis ophidion isolate RoL-2023_Sa linkage group LG03, RoL_Noph_v1.0, whole genome shotgun sequence genome and encodes:
- the LOC133549314 gene encoding cyclin-dependent kinase inhibitor 1B-like isoform X2, yielding MSHVQLSSIAMERLVARRTFPLHKRTSVCRNLFGPVDHDELSRERSVKLREILEHDRQRWNFNFEADTPLVGDYQWEEVPSDKAPAFYQGAAVPTPVKQRPEGGVSERLAAPEGSDAAPGEVNQENRADKLNSRRLALSARAQCGGRKRPTAEDNNTRITDFFVKRKKPAERKSADLNHQPLEQTPTKRIR
- the LOC133549314 gene encoding cyclin-dependent kinase inhibitor 1B-like isoform X1, which produces MSHVQLSSIAMERLVARRTFPLHKRTSVCRNLFGPVDHDELSRERSVKLREILEHDRQRWNFNFEADTPLVGDYQWEEVPSDKAPAFYQGAAVPTPVKQRPEGGVSERLAAPEGSDAAPGEVNQENRADKLNSRRLALSARAQCGGRKRPTAEDNNTRITADFFVKRKKPAERKSADLNHQPLEQTPTKRIR